A portion of the Malania oleifera isolate guangnan ecotype guangnan chromosome 3, ASM2987363v1, whole genome shotgun sequence genome contains these proteins:
- the LOC131150210 gene encoding adenylate isopentenyltransferase 5, chloroplastic-like: MRIALSACKPAEPLLSFTTGAGGFNMGTCNFNPRNWKEKVVIVIGATGTGKSRLSIDLATRFSAEVVNSDKMQAYRGLDIATNKVTADECRGVPHHLLGFVDPNADFSAAEFRRHASLAVDSIAARERLPIIAGGSNSYVEALVNDDLEFRSKYEFCFLCVYVALPVLYSFVSNRVDRMVQSGLVDEVRGMFDPEADYTRGIRRAIGVPELDPFFRAEGSAAEETRAKLLQDAIREIKENNCKLAYRQLHKIRRLDNLLGHKMHRLDATDVFLKRGVEAAEAWERLILRPSTAILNRFLSGESSFLSHEDCLATALVPPMAAPAAVAATFG; encoded by the coding sequence ATGAGGATCGCCTTGTCTGCCTGCAAGCCAGCAGAGCCCCTGCTGAGCTTCACCACCGGCGCCGGCGGGTTCAATATGGGCACATGCAATTTCAATCCCCGGAATTGGAAAGAAAAAGTCGTGATCGTGATAGGAGCCACCGGCACTGGAAAATCCAGGCTCTCCATTGACTTGGCCACCCGTTTCTCGGCCGAGGTCGTCAACTCCGACAAAATGCAAGCCTACAGGGGCCTCGACATCGCCACCAACAAGGTCACCGCCGACGAGTGCCGCGGCGTCCCCCACCACCTCCTCGGCTTCGTGGACCCCAACGCCGACTTCTCCGCCGCCGAATTCCGCCGTCACGCGTCCCTCGCCGTGGACTCCATCGCCGCCCGGGAACGCCTACCCATCATCGCCGGCGGCTCCAACTCCTACGTCGAAGCTCTCGTCAACGACGACCTCGAGTTCCGGTCCAAGTACGAGTTCTGCTTCCTGTGCGTCTATGTCGCACTGCCCGTGCTCTACTCCTTCGTGTCCAACCGGGTCGACCGGATGGTCCAATCCGGTTTGGTTGACGAAGTTCGGGGAATGTTCGACCCAGAAGCGGACTACACACGGGGGATCCGGCGCGCGATCGGAGTGCCAGAGCTGGACCCCTTTTTCCGGGCCGAAGGTTCCGCTGCTGAGGAGACGCGCGCGAAGCTTCTACAAGACGCCATTAGGGAAATCAAGGAGAATAATTGTAAGCTGGCGTATCGGCAACTACATAAGATTCGTCGACTGGACAACCTGTTGGGCCACAAAATGCACCGCCTCGACGCGACGGACGTGTTTCTGAAACGCGGCGTAGAAGCGGCGGAGGCATGGGAGAGGCTTATTTTGCGGCCGAGCACCGCGATTCTAAATCGGTTTTTGTCCGGTGAAAGCTCGTTTCTATCCCACGAAGACTGCTTGGCCACCGCCCTTGTGCCACCGATGGCTGCACCAGCAGCAGTGGCTGCCACTTTTGGATGA